One region of Limnospira fusiformis SAG 85.79 genomic DNA includes:
- the tsaB gene encoding tRNA (adenosine(37)-N6)-threonylcarbamoyltransferase complex dimerization subunit type 1 TsaB, protein MAKNYGFAIHTSSPELGLAMGKFGEPVRCQTWHLGRDLSTQLHQHISEFMPPQTWADLQLIAVARGPGSFTGTRLGVVTARTLAQQLDIPLFAISTLAAAAYNLAGDYSGNIALEMPAQRGELFVAIYQVSAQGLVTKLPDSVMSASQWEMRLSQEEKPLEKISLTGGLGQTSCAILGLATLLWQQGNCPHWSDALPFYGQHPVQNLKGD, encoded by the coding sequence ATGGCAAAAAACTATGGTTTCGCTATCCATACCAGTAGCCCCGAATTGGGTTTAGCTATGGGGAAGTTTGGGGAACCTGTGCGCTGCCAAACTTGGCATTTGGGGAGGGATTTATCAACCCAACTCCATCAACATATATCGGAATTTATGCCCCCTCAAACTTGGGCGGATTTACAACTAATAGCGGTGGCGCGGGGTCCGGGAAGTTTTACGGGGACTCGCTTGGGAGTGGTGACGGCGAGAACCCTCGCACAACAGTTAGATATTCCCCTGTTTGCGATTTCTACTTTGGCGGCGGCTGCCTATAATTTAGCGGGGGATTATTCGGGGAATATTGCCCTAGAAATGCCGGCACAACGGGGAGAATTATTTGTGGCTATTTATCAGGTTTCTGCCCAGGGTTTGGTGACCAAATTGCCTGATAGTGTCATGTCTGCCTCACAGTGGGAAATGCGGTTATCTCAAGAAGAAAAACCATTAGAAAAAATCTCGCTGACGGGTGGACTAGGACAGACAAGTTGTGCTATATTGGGATTGGCTACTCTGTTATGGCAACAGGGAAATTGCCCCCACTGGTCGGATGCTTTACCATTTTATGGACAGCATCCGGTTCAGAATTTGAAAGGGGATTAA
- the cbiM gene encoding cobalt transporter CbiM, giving the protein MHISEGIIPAQTCLAGYGITGLLTWYSLRQINRQANPTANIPKASLLTAAFFVASSIHIPIPPASVHLILNGLLGAILGYYAFPAILIGLIFQAIIFGHGGLTTLGINAIIMGIPAIIAALIFQSRHRFSQRFKPTISLNLFGFVAGASSVGLSTILFLTILITNLPSTLESEAEKAAIIALIIAHIPLMFIEGVFTAMVVNFLNRVKPELLTQ; this is encoded by the coding sequence ATGCACATTTCCGAGGGGATTATTCCCGCGCAAACTTGTTTAGCTGGTTATGGAATCACCGGTTTATTAACCTGGTATTCTCTGCGTCAAATCAACCGACAAGCCAACCCCACCGCCAACATTCCCAAAGCCTCCCTTTTAACCGCCGCCTTTTTCGTCGCTTCCTCCATACATATCCCCATCCCTCCCGCCAGTGTTCATCTAATCTTAAATGGTCTACTGGGGGCGATTTTAGGATATTATGCTTTTCCGGCTATTTTAATCGGCTTAATATTCCAGGCGATTATATTCGGACATGGGGGATTAACCACCCTGGGAATTAATGCCATAATTATGGGAATTCCAGCTATAATAGCCGCCCTAATTTTTCAAAGTAGACATCGATTTAGTCAGCGTTTTAAACCTACCATCAGCCTAAATTTATTCGGGTTTGTAGCAGGTGCGTCTAGTGTAGGTTTGTCAACCATCTTATTTTTGACCATCCTGATTACCAATCTTCCCTCGACCCTGGAAAGTGAAGCCGAAAAAGCTGCCATTATCGCCCTAATTATCGCCCATATTCCCCTGATGTTTATTGAGGGAGTATTTACCGCCATGGTAGTTAATTTTCTGAATCGAGTCAAGCCAGAATTATTAACCCAATAA
- a CDS encoding COP23 domain-containing protein, whose amino-acid sequence MNITSLKHWSVGTAALGILALHSVAPSLAQYYPFYSFFNPMSSYYESEDDLGLAEVIGKQDRLRTLGKALQDTGLSQQLQGETYTILAPTDAAFANLPREMRDRLFRPENQGMLREILNYHVVAGRITQQQVESGEITTRQGNTVRISGNPRDQKLMLNEANADQLPIPGPNDSVIVVIDRVLLPPGLIPLGIQSTNPPQETTQPIPTNDNSSNQAMVNPPPVSRTQFICEQGPDGLPTTYAVTPRGRVPVIKWYSDYFSGSGYTSEQRCREVSARFQNFYSLGWLNYITHGIVNRQNVVCVASDNAIPCSGDRVLFTLKPGSDPVTTVQQLFNVRAGASSPLFESEDDSGVYIDFNNFLEATPVEGTSTPATPSTPATPSTPVTPGNNPPSGGPIW is encoded by the coding sequence ATGAATATTACCAGTCTTAAACATTGGTCTGTAGGCACAGCAGCGTTAGGCATTCTGGCTCTGCATAGTGTCGCACCCAGTCTAGCTCAGTATTATCCCTTCTATAGCTTTTTTAACCCCATGTCTTCCTACTACGAGTCAGAAGACGATTTAGGGTTAGCAGAGGTTATAGGTAAACAGGACAGATTGAGGACACTGGGGAAAGCCTTACAAGACACCGGTTTGAGCCAACAACTCCAGGGGGAAACTTACACCATTTTAGCGCCAACAGACGCAGCTTTTGCTAATCTGCCCCGTGAAATGCGCGATCGCCTTTTCCGGCCAGAAAATCAGGGAATGCTGCGAGAGATTTTAAACTATCACGTTGTCGCTGGTCGCATCACCCAGCAGCAGGTAGAATCCGGGGAAATCACGACTCGGCAAGGGAACACTGTTCGCATTAGTGGCAACCCCAGAGACCAAAAACTAATGCTTAACGAGGCTAACGCTGATCAGTTACCAATTCCCGGTCCTAATGATAGTGTAATTGTAGTGATTGATCGAGTTTTGTTACCCCCCGGACTCATTCCCCTAGGAATCCAAAGCACAAACCCCCCCCAGGAAACAACTCAGCCGATACCAACTAATGATAATTCCTCTAACCAGGCTATGGTCAACCCTCCCCCAGTTTCCAGAACTCAGTTTATCTGTGAACAAGGGCCAGACGGTTTACCTACCACCTATGCAGTCACACCCAGAGGAAGGGTTCCTGTGATTAAATGGTATTCGGACTATTTCAGTGGTTCCGGCTATACCTCTGAACAACGCTGTCGGGAAGTTTCCGCGCGGTTCCAAAACTTTTACAGTTTGGGTTGGTTAAATTACATTACCCACGGCATAGTTAATCGCCAAAATGTCGTATGTGTGGCTAGTGACAATGCCATTCCCTGTTCAGGCGATCGCGTTTTATTCACTCTCAAACCCGGCTCAGACCCTGTGACTACTGTACAACAGCTTTTTAATGTTCGTGCCGGAGCCAGTAGTCCCCTATTTGAAAGCGAAGACGACAGCGGCGTGTATATTGACTTTAACAATTTTCTGGAAGCCACCCCAGTAGAAGGCACATCTACTCCCGCTACCCCATCTACTCCCGCTACCCCATCTACTCCTGTCACCCCAGGAAATAATCCCCCTTCTGGTGGACCAATTTGGTAG
- the cbiQ gene encoding cobalt ECF transporter T component CbiQ translates to MKFRIDEYANLDSFIHRWNPQSKLIGLGILMFAFANVQQLWLVPPMLLVTLTLYTISKLPLSFLGDRLQYPGLFILGVVGLLPFISGQTVLWSWGPLIIRQEGSLAVLLIASRFLAIFTTGVVLLGTCSFITLIKAMRSLGLSPILADMLLISYRYIFELSHQLQMMKRATILRGFQPHQFSRRNLQIYAALAGSLLIRSYQQSEQVYKAMQLRGYGIPDKTHKPWEFLTDLPSAIALGISLILATLFVTLSTIST, encoded by the coding sequence ATGAAATTTAGGATCGATGAGTATGCTAATCTCGATTCATTTATTCATAGATGGAACCCCCAATCAAAACTAATTGGATTGGGAATCTTAATGTTTGCTTTTGCTAATGTTCAACAACTCTGGCTAGTCCCCCCCATGTTGCTAGTCACATTAACATTATACACCATATCCAAACTGCCGCTATCCTTTTTAGGCGATCGCCTACAATATCCCGGACTGTTTATATTGGGGGTAGTTGGCTTATTGCCATTTATTTCCGGTCAGACCGTCTTATGGTCTTGGGGTCCCCTGATTATTCGCCAGGAGGGAAGTCTAGCCGTTTTGCTAATTGCTAGTAGATTTTTAGCCATTTTCACCACCGGAGTTGTCTTGCTGGGGACCTGTTCATTTATCACCCTAATTAAAGCCATGCGATCGCTTGGTTTATCCCCCATTTTAGCCGATATGTTATTAATATCCTACCGATATATATTTGAACTCAGCCATCAGTTGCAAATGATGAAACGCGCCACCATATTAAGAGGTTTTCAACCCCACCAATTCAGTCGTCGCAATTTGCAGATTTACGCAGCCTTAGCCGGGAGTTTATTAATTCGTAGTTATCAACAGTCGGAACAGGTCTATAAAGCCATGCAATTGCGAGGTTATGGCATCCCCGACAAAACCCATAAACCGTGGGAGTTTTTGACCGACTTGCCTAGTGCGATCGCCCTGGGAATCAGTTTAATTTTAGCCACCCTATTTGTCACCCTTTCCACCATCTCCACTTAA
- a CDS encoding C39 family peptidase, with the protein MKLQDIVNTDKRYDVKDIATDEELTRQIQNILVSLNLLDPPVDGIYGPKSNAAMHRFQALLECRESGFLGTITAPKLLNTKPEDIRTDIPILKITRDTILKLRPVDSAQLSESEKQGAKAGQEFQLLAFEPDRNHIRVALRSETFKQHSIWYIFDKHGEIYQGKKLVYPKLLPAEVRLRNFPYFSQLDNWFNPTGSCNVTSIAMCLSYYQARRRVSYGQFEDELYEYALNKGYSRHSPQDLAKIVREYGCKDYFTTNATIDDVKEWLAEGKPTVIHGYFTSFGHIMPVVGYNSSGFIVHDPYGEWFSSGYRTDLSGAYLTYSYSLIRRLCLPDGNFWVHFIAP; encoded by the coding sequence ATGAAACTCCAGGATATCGTCAATACAGATAAACGTTACGATGTCAAAGATATCGCCACAGATGAAGAACTCACCCGTCAGATTCAAAATATTTTGGTGAGTTTGAACTTACTTGATCCCCCTGTCGATGGCATTTATGGCCCCAAGTCAAATGCGGCTATGCACCGTTTTCAAGCGTTGTTAGAATGTCGGGAAAGCGGTTTTTTGGGAACTATCACCGCCCCAAAATTACTGAACACGAAACCAGAGGATATTCGCACAGATATACCCATCCTGAAAATCACTAGGGATACAATTCTGAAGCTGAGACCCGTTGATTCTGCTCAATTAAGTGAATCGGAAAAACAAGGTGCTAAAGCTGGGCAAGAATTTCAGTTATTAGCCTTTGAACCAGACCGAAATCACATCAGAGTTGCTCTCAGAAGTGAAACTTTTAAACAGCATTCAATCTGGTATATTTTTGATAAACACGGGGAAATATATCAGGGGAAAAAGTTAGTTTATCCCAAGTTATTACCAGCGGAAGTGAGATTGCGGAACTTTCCCTATTTTTCTCAACTCGATAACTGGTTTAATCCTACGGGATCATGTAATGTTACCTCGATCGCTATGTGTCTCAGCTATTATCAGGCTCGTCGTCGGGTTAGTTATGGTCAATTTGAAGATGAGTTATATGAATATGCTCTCAATAAGGGCTATAGCCGCCACAGTCCCCAAGATTTAGCCAAAATTGTCCGAGAGTATGGCTGTAAAGACTACTTCACCACTAACGCGACTATTGATGATGTGAAAGAATGGTTGGCGGAAGGAAAACCTACGGTAATTCATGGTTATTTTACCTCCTTTGGTCACATCATGCCAGTAGTAGGTTATAATAGCTCTGGGTTCATAGTTCACGACCCCTATGGCGAATGGTTCTCTAGTGGATATCGTACTGATTTAAGTGGCGCATATCTAACCTATTCTTACTCTTTAATCCGGCGGCTGTGCCTCCCTGACGGCAATTTTTGGGTTCACTTTATTGCCCCATAA
- a CDS encoding type II toxin-antitoxin system Phd/YefM family antitoxin, whose protein sequence is MYHIDLSDAHLNLSELVEKALSGQEVFITKDNQPLVKLVSVSPPEKLSNREPGTAENLVQVCDDSCWESQELVTSSKLNQLEEKLEYLNQVFDQFKKMVADLRD, encoded by the coding sequence ATGTATCACATTGATTTATCCGATGCCCACCTAAATCTATCGGAATTGGTGGAAAAAGCCCTCAGCGGACAAGAGGTTTTTATTACCAAAGATAATCAACCCCTGGTCAAGCTGGTTTCCGTTTCCCCGCCCGAAAAATTGTCAAACCGTGAACCGGGAACTGCCGAAAACCTGGTGCAAGTCTGTGATGATTCCTGTTGGGAAAGCCAGGAGTTGGTGACATCTTCTAAGTTAAATCAACTTGAAGAAAAGCTGGAATATTTGAATCAAGTCTTTGACCAATTCAAGAAAATGGTAGCCGATTTGAGGGACTGA
- a CDS encoding ferritin-like domain-containing protein, whose product MRDLDQDKTIELLNSIMEFELAGVVRYTHYSLMVTGPNRLPIVQFFQAQATESLTHAQQAGEILTGLEGHPSQKIAPIEETYQHSVQDLLAESFNHEKKALSLYKELLETVENASIYLEEYARTMIGQEELHSIEIRKMLRDYS is encoded by the coding sequence ATGAGAGACCTTGACCAGGACAAAACCATTGAGCTACTTAACTCCATCATGGAATTTGAGTTAGCTGGGGTGGTTCGATACACTCACTATTCCTTAATGGTGACCGGACCCAATCGTTTACCCATTGTGCAGTTTTTTCAAGCTCAAGCTACCGAGTCCCTCACCCATGCTCAACAAGCGGGGGAAATTCTCACAGGATTAGAAGGACATCCCAGCCAAAAAATTGCTCCCATTGAGGAAACTTATCAGCATTCGGTACAGGATTTATTGGCGGAAAGTTTCAACCATGAGAAAAAAGCTCTATCTTTGTATAAAGAACTACTGGAAACCGTAGAAAATGCCAGTATTTACCTAGAAGAGTATGCTCGCACTATGATTGGTCAGGAAGAACTACACAGCATCGAAATTCGCAAGATGTTACGCGATTATAGCTGA